The genomic window GATGCCCAGATACTCCGATGCCTGCCGGATATCCATCACTTCGCGAGTTGCAACCTGCGCCAAAGCAGCCATCAGAGAACCCTCCGAACAACCGAAACAAACCGGATAAAACCCTGCTGCAACCGGCACACCCTTTGTACCGTTTTCCACAGCCCGGCACAACCAGAAACCATCGGGTGTTAACCAACTAACCGATAACGACCCAGCGGCCTTCACTACCCCAAAACCCATGGATAAAAGAAATAGAAGAGCCCCAGCGAATCTCGCTGGGGCTCTTCGCCTATGTTGCTAGCTAGAAGCTAAACAGCGTCCTTCAAGGGTTGCAGGCTCTGCAGGACATCCAGCAGATCCTGTCCAACCGTCCGGGTCTTGGCAATCGCATCGGCAATCGAAATGTCCGTGATCTGCGTTCCGCGCAGCACCACCAAGCGGCCAAACTTCCCCGCATGGACCAGGTCAATCGCCGCCACGCCATAGCGCGTCGCCAGCATACGGTCGTAGGCTGTCGGTGTGCCGCCACGTTGCGTATGGCCCAGGTTCACGCTGCGCGTCTCGTAGCCGGTACGCTTCTCGATCTCCTCGGCCAGCGTCTGTCCAATGCCGCTCAAGCGCGGATGGCCAAACGAATCCAGCGACTCGTCATGCGTGGCCACGGTACCCGCGGGGAACTTCGCCCCCTCAGCCACAACCACAATCGAGAACTTCTTGCCATGCTCGCGACGGTACTTGATCAGGCGGCAGGTCTCTTCGATATCGATTGGCACCTCGGGCACCAGAACAACGTCGGCGCCACCCGCAATTCCAGAGGTAATCGCAATCCAGCCCGCATCGCGTCCCATCACTTCGCAGACCAGCACGCGGTTGTGCGATTCGGCGGTCGAGTGCAGGCGGTCCACAGCTTCGGTGGCAATCATCACGGCGGTATCGAAGCCGAAGCAAGCGTCCGTGCCGTTCAAATCGTTGTCAATCGTCTTCGGCACGCCAACGCACTTCACGCCGCGCTCGCTGAGTGCAAGGCTGATCGACTGCGTATCATCGCCGCCCAGCGCAATCAGCGCGTCCAGCTTGTTGCGCTTGATTGTCTCAAGGCACTTCTCGAATCCGCCTTCGATCTTCTTCACGTTTGTGCGCGAAGAGCGCAAAATCGTTCCGCCCTTCTGCAAAATCCCCGAGGTCGTCTCCAGCGTCAGCGGCATCGTCACATCGTCGATGACCCCGCGCCAGCCTTCCATAAAGCCGATAAACTCATCCCCATGATGCTGGATTCCCTTGCGCACTGCCGCGCGAATCACAGCGTTCAGCCCAGGACAATCCCCACCACCGGTCAACATTCCAATACGCATCAACAATTCTCCTTTTTAGACAACAGAAAAATCATACGCCGAGATCTCAGCCTCAGACAGGACCTATACAGCCGCCTCAATCCGGTTCGCATGGAGCGTCTGCAACGCAACCACGCTCAACGTTCCCTGCTGCAACGCCGAGATACCCTCAGCCGCCGCCCGTGCCGCCGCCAGGGTCGTAATCGTCGGAATCCGCGCCAGCACAGCCGCCCGCCGAATCGCCTTCTCATCGAAGAACGTGTCCTGTCCGCGCGGCGTATTGATGATCAACTGAATCCGGTCGCCCTTGATCAGGTCTACGACGTTCGGACGCCCTTCCTTGACCTTGTAGACGCGCTCCGGCTGCATTCCAGCCTGTTCGAGCACAGCGGCCGTTCCATGCGTCGCCACCAGATGGAAGCCCATCTCGACAAACTCCCGCGCCAGCGAAACCACACCATCCTTGTCGTGGTCATTCACGCTCAGGAAGATC from Granulicella sp. L56 includes these protein-coding regions:
- a CDS encoding 6-phosphofructokinase, whose product is MRIGMLTGGGDCPGLNAVIRAAVRKGIQHHGDEFIGFMEGWRGVIDDVTMPLTLETTSGILQKGGTILRSSRTNVKKIEGGFEKCLETIKRNKLDALIALGGDDTQSISLALSERGVKCVGVPKTIDNDLNGTDACFGFDTAVMIATEAVDRLHSTAESHNRVLVCEVMGRDAGWIAITSGIAGGADVVLVPEVPIDIEETCRLIKYRREHGKKFSIVVVAEGAKFPAGTVATHDESLDSFGHPRLSGIGQTLAEEIEKRTGYETRSVNLGHTQRGGTPTAYDRMLATRYGVAAIDLVHAGKFGRLVVLRGTQITDISIADAIAKTRTVGQDLLDVLQSLQPLKDAV